The nucleotide sequence TTGTTATTATAAAAGCTTTAGTGTTGCTCGCTACTTGCGAAAGTCTACTGGAGCTTGTGCTGCGAAATAAGCATACATTGCATAGATTGCGGTATTAAATTTTAGTGCTTTGGGTTCAACTTTATCCAAAGTATCATTTTCAGTATGATGATAATCAAAGTAATTTGAGCCATCAGGCGCGAAGTTAATGCTTGGCATACCTTCATTGCTTAAAGCGCTCATATCAGATTGACCTTTAGCATCATTATCTGGTGACAATGCGACTCCCATAGGAGCCAAATACTGTGCTAGCTCTCGAATAGCATTTAACGATTGCGCGCCGACACCTGGAGTCATTTTATAGATGCGTCCAATACCGAAATCCCACTCAGCACCAATAACATGATTAGTCATGTCATTTTTATGATCGATCACATACTGTTTTGCACCCAATAAGCCAACTTCTTCGGCAGCAAATAAAATCACTCGAATAGTACGTTTTGGACGTTTAGGTAATTGTCCAATATGATGTGCAGCAGCCATAACCATACCGATGCCTAAACCGTCATCTAACGCGCCGGTGCCTACATCCCAGCTATCTAAATGCGCACCTAAAGCAACAATTTCTTCTGGCAGTTCACTGCCTGTAAATTCACCGATAACATTTGCTGATGTTGCAACAACTTCAGCGTCAGTTTTCGCGGTCATTTGCAAGTACATGCTAACTTCACCGCCACGCTTTAGTTGGTTAACTAACAAATCAGCATCAGGATTCGATAACGTTGCTGCTGGAATTTTCTTTACATCATCTTTATAACGCATTACGCCAGTATGGGCGGTACGATTATTGTCGGTACCTACAGAACGCATTACTAAAGCTGAAGCGCCCTTTTGTGCAGCAACAACTGCACCATTAACTCGTGTACCTACAGCAGCGCCATAACCTTTTCCATCAATATGGCGTTCCATTTGATATGAAACAAAAGCTATCTTGCCATCAAGACTATTATCAGGAGCAGCTTTTAAGTCCGCAAATGTTGCGAAATGGGCAATATTGGCTGTTAAACCTGATTTAGCAGTACCAATACTGCCTCCTAACGCTAAAACGACAACATCGTGCGGATAAGGCGCAACAATTCGTGCTTTAGCTTCACCACGTAACCAATAACTACCAGTTACTTCCTCGGTCCAGACTTTATCAAAGCCTAACGCTTTCATTTTATCAACCGCCCAGACAATCGACTTTTTATCGCCGTCTGAGCCCATCAAGCGATGGCCTACTTCTGTCGTCAATGATTCGATTAACTGATAAGATAAATCTGACTTCAATGCTGTTGTTTTTAATTCATTTAATTGTATTTGCTGCTCAGCGTTCAGCTGTTGTGCAGACACAGAAAAGCTACCAACACTCATACATAGGGCTAAGCAGGTGCTAGCAATGATTTTTATTCTTGGCTTCATGGTTTCCCTTAAGGCTATTATTTAACTATTTACTGAATAATTACGGTTAAGTATCTAGAAAAGTTAATTAACTTGCAATCAGTTCCCTAACTTTTCAGCTATCGCCAAGGATAACGTTCTATAAAAAATCACATCAGAAAATGTATGGCTAAAAACGCAAATGATATGCTTATGTTAGTGCTTTTTTCAGTACCATTCTCGCGACTAATATCCCAGCCAATTCGATAAAAACTTGTATTAAAATTCGCATTAAAACACCTAAATAATCAACAATGAATAGGATGTTATTTCACTTGAAATCATTCCTGAATGCGCAGTTCCTATTGCTGCAAAACTAACATGCTTACTTGCTATGTTTCCTACTAACAATGAGTGGAACACAACTTTAAAAAATTGCGCATTAGAGCTTGTTAAAAGTTGAAGCGTTAACAGCAAATTTAGGTAGTAAAACCGAACACTGACAAGCTCGAAAAGATAGTAAAGATTAACCACTAATATTTACTTATACCTAAGCTAACAATCAAAGTTTCTAAAAGCCCTCTGAAGTGAATAGAAGCTTTGTACGTATAGCTATTAACTAATAGTAACTCTAGATTATGTTCGAATTTGTAACCTCATAAGAATTATCATTGATGATTAAGTACCAATCGGTATAAAATAAACCCATATGATACAGCAGTAGTGAAGGACAACATGTTTTCTGTTGATGATATTAGAAGGTAACAATCAAAACCTTCGTTACATAACCCCATAAAGTTGACAATAAATGAGAGATAAAATGTTTAGTAAATCTGTAAAATTAATAATGTTGGTATTGTTTACTACGGTTATTACCGCTTGCGCAAGTAATGATCAGATAAAATCAGGAAAGGTTATATCTGCTAACGAAACAAATGCTAGCGTTTATGTAAGTGCTGATAGCTCTGTAGTGCAAGGAGAAGTCATCACTGTGCGTAGACTACTTCCAACTAATACTGTACTTGAAGGAGAGCCGCTTTATTCATATCAGGATATAGGTAAAGCAGTGATTGAATCGAAAGGTAAAGCTCGTTACCTTAATATAAAAATTGATGAACTTGATATTAAACAAGGCGATATAATTGAGTTAACTGAATAACATAATTAGCTATTAAACTTATTTCTTTTGGTGATTATTATCTTACTCACCATGAATTAATAATCTTCGCATGGTTGATGTCTGAGCAACAAGCAAATAGGCACAATTACATTTCAGTGCCATATGAGGCATCGATTTAACTTAAAAGTTAATGACTCATTATCAATGAGTTCATGCTAGATAAAATGCTAATTATTTGAGATTGGGTTTGTCATTAAAGTTACTTTTCAATAACTTTAATGGCTAAACTTGAGGCTTTAAATGGAATGACTATAAACTCAGGATCTTACACTCTGTAATACAGAGCTATTGTATATTTCTTTAAATTAACCAATACAGGTTAATTAAATAGAGAAAGACGAACCGCAACCGCATGTTGTCGTAGCATTTGGATTATTAACCAAAAATCTACTCCCTTCTAAGCCTTCTACATAGTCAACTTCACCATCAACTAAATATTGTAAGCTCATAGGATCAATAACCATAGTGACACCTTTTTTGACAATGGTCATATCGCCGTCATTGATTTTCTCATCGAAGGTAAAGCCATACGAAAAGCCCGAGCAGCCGCCGCCTGTAACGTAAACACGTAACTTCAGCTCTGGATTCTCTTCTTCTGTGATCAACGACAATACTTTAGTCGCAGCAGCGTCCGAAAATTTAATAGGTAAATCAGGATTTGACATAAAACTCAACTTAAAACAAATGAACTAGGGCGATTATCTTAAACTTGACTGTTTTAATCAAGTATTATGGTGCACTCTGTGAATTATTCTCAATACTTTTTAGCCAAGGATAACTTTGATCGATGCGATTATATTTTTGCCACTTACCTTTTGGCAGTATGGCTGAGACATTTATAGTTTCAGGAATAAAGCCCTCGGGTAATGTTAAACCACCGCTAACCACCTGAAAATACTGAAAACTAAAGGATAAATCTTTTTGCGTCAGGAGAGAAAGTTTTGATAATGGCATACTACTTGGCTTACCATTTAAGCTACCTGCGATAGTGATTTCAATATAGCCTTTCGCATAACGCTTACGAAGTAATTGCTGCACTAATACGACTTGAAAACGATAATGAGCCGAGCTTTCGGTTTTTGTTAAATTGACATTATCAATAACTAAGCCGTTTGCCGCTTTTTCTGGCGCCATAACTTTTTCATAAAATGCGAGCTCTTTTTTTACTTCAAAGTGCTCTTGTTCAATTGATTTTAACATTTGCTGACTACGTTGATTAGCCATGCGCTCAACTTCAAGCTCTACATCTAATGTATTAATGCGTTGTGTCTTTTCAACAAGCTGCTGATAGATAAAGTCTAAGCGGTTTTTTTGCTGTGCTAACATTTCAATTTGATAGCTATGATAAAAATTACCCAGGCGATAGCCACAGAATAAAGAAATCGCGACAATGGCTAATAATAAGATTGCCGAACGGAATGTTCCCAAGCGGAGAACGACTGTGCTGAGATTTATTTTTGCTAACCAATTCATTTGAAAAGTATTATGATATCCAAAGGTTTTGTAAATATGTCCAATAAAAATAATTAAATATGAAGATAATATACCAGCTAAAAAAATCTCTGGCGTTACCAAAAACTTCATGGCAACTATGTTTACTCGCTACCATTGGTGGATTTGCATCAGCCATGATGGTTGTACTGTTCATTTTTACCGTTGAAGGTATACAATTATTTTTTCTGGACGGAAAAGACAACTATAGCAGCTTAACCGCACTAAGTCGTTTCCAATTACCTATCATTGGCGCCATTATCATTCTCTTCTTCGCCTGGCTGACTGGATACAAATACATTCGAACCGGTATTCCATTTGTTTTGCATCGCTTAAAGATCGCCAACGGCGTTATACCGCTACGTAATACCATTAATCAATTTATTGGCAGTTCTGTCGCCCTTATCGCAGGATTTTCTGTCGGTAGAGAAGGCCCTGCGGTACATTTAGGTGCTGCATGTAGTAGCTATATCGGCAATAAATTAAACCTACCCTATAATGCTATTCGTTGTTTAAGTGCGTGTGGCATTGCCGCGGGTATTGCCGCCTGTTTCAATACCCCTATTGCCGCGGTATTATTTGTCATGGAAGTTATCTTACGCGAGTATAAAGTCCATATTTTTATCCCCGTAATGATCGCCGCTATTGTTGGCTCTATGACAACAAGCCTTATTTTTGGCCCTAATCATGAATTTGGCCACTTCAGTGAAATTTCATTAAATAGTGACCATTACCCTGCCTTAGTGCTCCTAGGTGTTGCACTTGGGATCATCGCTTTTGCCTTTAATCGCACCCTAATTTTAGTAATAAAACATAGTGCAAGTTTTCATATTGTCCCTCGTATATTACTTGCGGCATTTATTACGGGTCTTATCGGCTATATATTACCTCATGCAATGGGCACAGATTTAAGTGCCATAAATTTTTCTTTGCAAGATAATATCGGCATAAAAATGCTATTAGCTTTATTGTTGGCAAAAATATTTATGACCACTATGGCACTTGGTTTGGGTATACCTGGCGGAATTATTGGCCCTATTCTTGGTATTGGCGCTGTTGCTGGAACTTGTTGTTCAGTTATTACTATGTATTTTATGACGGGTGATATTACGGTCAGTGACTTTGCACTGATGGGTATGGCTGGTTTTATGGCTGCGACACTAAATGCTCCCTTAGCCGCATTGCTTTGCATCGTCGAGATGTCTAATCAACTTGAAGTTATTATACCGGCAATGATTGTGGTCACCACAGCTTGTATTATTTCAGGGCAATTTTTTGGTAACCGCTCAATTTTTATTATGCAGTTAGAAGTTCAAGGTTTACCTTATCGTCGACCACCAATAGAGAAGACACTGCAACGCATTGGCGTCATTGGTGTTATGGACGAAAATATTACTTTATTAACAAAGGCGAATGAAGCGTCTGTTGCAACCGCATTATCTCATCAAGCTGCACAAGATAATGTCGTTAATAAAATAATGCGACCAGATGAACCCGTGCAATTTATATATTATCAGCAAAGCAAAACTAAAATTGATGCCGAGCCGACGATCGAAAGGCATGAGTTGATCCCGTTAAATAGTCAATCCACACTTGCCGAGGCTTATTTGCTACTCGTCAAGGCAAGAACAGGCGCTGTCTATATATATCAAGATGATCCAGATGAAATTATGGGTATAATCTCTTTTGACTCCATTCGCTCTTACTTATTGAAAGGAAATACTTATTAATGAATACCCTTCTTTGGCTTAAAGCATTTCATGTTTTTTTTATGGTGGCTTGGTTTGCTGGTATTTTTTACTTACCACGTATATTTGTTAATCATGCAGAATCAGATGAAGCACTGGTTCATCAGCAACTT is from Colwellia sp. Arc7-635 and encodes:
- a CDS encoding DUF6776 family protein; amino-acid sequence: MNWLAKINLSTVVLRLGTFRSAILLLAIVAISLFCGYRLGNFYHSYQIEMLAQQKNRLDFIYQQLVEKTQRINTLDVELEVERMANQRSQQMLKSIEQEHFEVKKELAFYEKVMAPEKAANGLVIDNVNLTKTESSAHYRFQVVLVQQLLRKRYAKGYIEITIAGSLNGKPSSMPLSKLSLLTQKDLSFSFQYFQVVSGGLTLPEGFIPETINVSAILPKGKWQKYNRIDQSYPWLKSIENNSQSAP
- the erpA gene encoding iron-sulfur cluster insertion protein ErpA, with product MSNPDLPIKFSDAAATKVLSLITEEENPELKLRVYVTGGGCSGFSYGFTFDEKINDGDMTIVKKGVTMVIDPMSLQYLVDGEVDYVEGLEGSRFLVNNPNATTTCGCGSSFSI
- a CDS encoding M20/M25/M40 family metallo-hydrolase, whose amino-acid sequence is MKPRIKIIASTCLALCMSVGSFSVSAQQLNAEQQIQLNELKTTALKSDLSYQLIESLTTEVGHRLMGSDGDKKSIVWAVDKMKALGFDKVWTEEVTGSYWLRGEAKARIVAPYPHDVVVLALGGSIGTAKSGLTANIAHFATFADLKAAPDNSLDGKIAFVSYQMERHIDGKGYGAAVGTRVNGAVVAAQKGASALVMRSVGTDNNRTAHTGVMRYKDDVKKIPAATLSNPDADLLVNQLKRGGEVSMYLQMTAKTDAEVVATSANVIGEFTGSELPEEIVALGAHLDSWDVGTGALDDGLGIGMVMAAAHHIGQLPKRPKRTIRVILFAAEEVGLLGAKQYVIDHKNDMTNHVIGAEWDFGIGRIYKMTPGVGAQSLNAIRELAQYLAPMGVALSPDNDAKGQSDMSALSNEGMPSINFAPDGSNYFDYHHTENDTLDKVEPKALKFNTAIYAMYAYFAAQAPVDFRK
- a CDS encoding chloride channel protein yields the protein MKIIYQLKKSLALPKTSWQLCLLATIGGFASAMMVVLFIFTVEGIQLFFLDGKDNYSSLTALSRFQLPIIGAIIILFFAWLTGYKYIRTGIPFVLHRLKIANGVIPLRNTINQFIGSSVALIAGFSVGREGPAVHLGAACSSYIGNKLNLPYNAIRCLSACGIAAGIAACFNTPIAAVLFVMEVILREYKVHIFIPVMIAAIVGSMTTSLIFGPNHEFGHFSEISLNSDHYPALVLLGVALGIIAFAFNRTLILVIKHSASFHIVPRILLAAFITGLIGYILPHAMGTDLSAINFSLQDNIGIKMLLALLLAKIFMTTMALGLGIPGGIIGPILGIGAVAGTCCSVITMYFMTGDITVSDFALMGMAGFMAATLNAPLAALLCIVEMSNQLEVIIPAMIVVTTACIISGQFFGNRSIFIMQLEVQGLPYRRPPIEKTLQRIGVIGVMDENITLLTKANEASVATALSHQAAQDNVVNKIMRPDEPVQFIYYQQSKTKIDAEPTIERHELIPLNSQSTLAEAYLLLVKARTGAVYIYQDDPDEIMGIISFDSIRSYLLKGNTY